The genomic stretch AGTAACCGATATTTTTGGGAGATACGTTGCGCCAGAGGTAGTTAACCAAATTTTGAAAAATGGCGAAGAAGGATTGAAGCTTGGCGGAACGCGTCGAGAGTTGACCGTATTGTTTGTCGATATTCGCGGTTTTACGCCTCTCTCAGAGAAGGCAGAGCCGGAGGAAATCGTAGAAATATTAAATGAATATCTCGATCTTGCGGCCAACTGCATCTTTAAATTTGATGGAACGCTGGATAAGTTCATTGGTGATGCGGCTATGGCCATCTTTAACGCACCGCTGCTTCTGGAGGATCATCCTATGCGAGCTGTAGAAGCGGCATGGGCGATGAAGGAAGGTTCGGCTGCGCTGGAGCGCAAGCTGATTGAACGTTTTGGATTTGGTGTGAAGTTTGGTTTGGGGATTCATACAGGCCCTGCTGTTTTCGGCAATATTGGCTCGAAGAGCAGAATGGACTACACCGCCATTGGGGACACGGTCAATACGGCAGCGCGGCTGGAGAGCAATGCGAAGCCAGGGCAGATTATTTTGAGTGATGTGGTTTATCAGGCTGTTAAGAACAGGGTTAAGGTTAATCCGCTGGGTGAAATCAAGGTCAAAGGTAAAGAACAGGGCATTATCATTTATGAATTGGAGGGATTGCAATGAAAACATTAAAGCTGTTTTTGGTGTCTCTGCTCGTAATGGCGCTCATCCTGCCTGCATCGGTTTTTGCGAAGGATACGGATAAGGCGGGGAAGATTACCACTGTTTCCGGTAAAGCTGAAGTGAAGAAGAATGGCGGCTCTAAAAAGTTTAACGCGTTTAAAGGAATGGCTATTACGCAGGGCGATACGATTATAACTGGCAGTGATGGCAAGATTACTCTGGAGCTGGACAGTGATAAAGAGGTGACGATAGGCACCAATACGACACTTGTTGTCAGCCAGCTTGTCAAGAGTGCGAAGGCGCTCGGCGGCAAGACAAGTCTCAGCTTATTGAAGGGGAAAGTGGTCATTTCTATTAAGAAAAAGCTTGATGGCGACTCTAGATTTGAAATCGAAACTCCTACAGCAATTATGGGCGTAATGGGCACTCAGTTTACCGTCCAATATGAGGACGAAGAGAGCTATCTAGGCGTGTTCGAAGGCGCTGTTAAAACTAAGCATGGACAAGGTTTGTCTGACGAAACGATTGTAAATCCGGATGAGCAGCTGCAATTAGATGCATCGGGGACAGGTGAAAAAGAGAAGCTGGATTATCGTGATCTTCCGCTCATTGGCCTAGAGCAGTATGTGCAGCTGCTTGAGCAGAATGCTGCGGCAAACAAAGCACTTATCGAACAGGTCAAGCAATTAATCGAAAAGAAAAAACAAGAGGAAGCAGCGGATGCTTCTACAAATAATGGAGGCCAAAATGCGGACTCTACGATTGTTTATGAGGATAAAACAGGCTCATCCGGTGGCGGCGGAAGTGTAGTGCCTCCAGTGCCAACAGCAACACCAACACCAACAGCAACAGCAACACCGACACCGACACCAACACCAACACCAACACCAACACCAACACCAACACCAACACCAACACCATCAGAAGCGCCGACACCAACACCGGTGCCGCCTGTATTAGACGTATCAGGTTTTTATGCTCAGCCTTATTCGTATATGATTAATGACAAAAAGTTTATTCTGCCGTTTACTACGGAGCTTATGTATAACGGGTCGGAACCTAATATTCCGTCTCAAATTGTAGCATTTGAGATAGACGAGTCTGGGGCCGGAGACTTCGTTGATCGTACCGAGTGGATTGAGGGCGTCGATGTTGTTCCTAATAATGCTGATCAATTAATCATCGAACTCTCAGAAGCTGTACCATACGGGTCAAGTATTCGTATGACAGTTCAAGGCGACCAATTCAAAAATGCTGAGACCAATGATATTCAAGATGAAGCTCAGGTTATCACATTTGTTTTTAAGTACAACTATGACCATCCTCCGCTTGAATTTATTTTCATGGACAGGGATGAACAGCATGCGCAAGAAATAGAATTTCCTAATTTAGGATATAATCTCCCGATAGAATCCGACGGGGGTTATTTTCCGAATATAATTGTCACTAGAGTTTGCTCTGATGATGAAGCGTTTTGTTATCCAATGGAAAGAAATATCCCGAGTGACGCATTAATGTTCAGTATTACATCGTATAATCTTGCAAGTGTGAAGCTTATGCCATCTTATTTTGCCGATGATTATTTAGGTCCCGGAACCTATAAATTAAGTATTTCATTAATTGATGCTAACGCTGAACCAGTTGAAGGCTTTCTGGAAATCGATATTATTGTCTGGGCTAATGCGGCTCCTTGGGCAGACGATTTAAAGCCGGTTTATATGACTGACAAGTCTACAATCGTGCTTCCATTTACGACTGAAATTGTGCTGACTTCAGATGCTATTTCGGAGATTATACATGTAAATGCCTGTAGTTGGGATTTTGGAGAGGGTGAGGAAGGGTCGGAAGGTGAGCAGTGTCTGCCCAAAGCTGTTGACCTTGGGAATACAGTAGTCAATTCGGAAGACCGCACACAGTTGATTGTTAAACTTGTAGATCCCTTAGAATATGGCTCATATGTTGATATCTATGTTAAAGGGGATACAGTATCTAACTTACGCACTAATAATGTACAAATGGAGGATCAAGTATTCTATTTTACCAATGTGGCTGATGCTTCTCCTAGTTATATAGAATTTGAATATATGCCTTCAAATTTCACGGACAAAGAGCTTCTCATTTATACTCAGGGTTATGCTATAGGGGAAGTTAAGATCTCTGAGCATATGTATAACTGTGTTGATGAGGAATGTAATGAAGACCAACCATTACCGAGCGAGGCGTATGAGCTGCTGGGAGTGGGGCCTGTTGTAAAAATGAGACTTAAGGGAGCGTTTTTTAATACATTACAGGGATATCATTACATCAGATTGTCTATTACGGACAATGATGATTCAATAGGTGAACCAATAGATACAATAGAAATATTTGTGGGACCTGGACCAGGCTAATATTTAAAAAAAGAAAGGAGCATTCAAATGAAAAATAAAATTCGGATATTGGCAGTAAGCACGGCACTTGCGACAGCACTAGTGGCACTTAACGGGGCGGCCTATGCAGCGACGGAAAATGTGGCAGCTATAACGGATCAGACGAGTGAAGCCGCGATTGCTAAAGTCATCGAGAAAGTTAGTCAGCCCTGGGGGCTGACTGCTGCGCCGGATGGCGGCATTTATGTGATAGGCTCTGGCAGCAATCAAATCAGCAAGTGGCAGGACGGGAAGCTTACGCCTGTTACAGCACAAACAAAGACGGGATATTTTGACGGGACGACAGCCAACTCTACTTTTAATCAGCCTACTTATTCCGTTGTTAATAGTAAAGGTGTTCTCTATGTCACTGATACGGAAAACCATGTTGTCCGCAGAATTGTGAATGAACGTGTATATACGGCTGCTGGAAATGGCGAAGCGGGAAATGAGAATGGCAAATTCGGCGAGGCGCGCTTTAATGCTCCTATGGGATTAGCAGTTGATGCAAAGGATAATGTATATGTGGCCGATTCGCTCAATAATGTCATTCGGGTAATTACGCCAGAAGGTGTGACGTCTACCTTTGCAGGAGCTGGTAATGGAACCTCCGGCTATAAGGACGGAAGCGCTGATGAAGCTTTGTTTAATGAGCCAACGGGGCTTGTATTCGACGAAAAAGGCGGATTATACGTAGCAGATAGCGGCAATCATTTGATTCGTTATATACACGATGGGAAGGTTACGACGATAGCTGGAAAACCGACGGCTGTTGATGCGCTGACGGGCTATATGGAAGGCGGCTATGTCAATGGAAAGAGCGGTGAGGCGAAGTTCAACCGGCCTCGCGGGCTTGCGTATGCTGATGGTGTATTGTTCGTTGCGGACAGTCTCAATAACCGTATAAGGGCTGTGCGAGCTGACGGGAGTGTTATTACTATAGCAGGTCAAAGCACGGCTGGCGATGCCGTTGGCGAAGTGGAGAAGGCACAATTTAATCAGCCCTCCTCCTTGCTTTATATTTCAGGCAAGCTATATGTTGCGGATACGTTAAACAATACGGTAAAAGTGCTGGCAGTTATACCGGGAGCGCTTAAGCCTGTGGTCACGAAAGAGGATTTAATCGCAGGAACAGAGCTGTTGCCGGCAAGCGCTGAAGTACAGGTTTGGCTAGAGGGCAAGCAGGTTAAGTTCAATGCTGGGCAGAAGCCGTACACAAGCGGAGATAAAACATATCTTTCGGCAAGAGCTGTGTTTGAGGCATGGGGAGCGGAAATAAAGTGGAATGCCGCCTCGAAGGAAGTCTATGTAACGAAGCAAGATTGGAAGCTTACGCTCAAGGCGAATGCGAAAGGGACTATCGTTTTGACGAAAGGAACTCTTTACGTAGATGCGGACTATTTGGCGGATGCAGCTTCACTGTTTCTTGCGCATGATGAGGAATTCAATGCTATTATTATGAGTAGCGAGCTGTAACTGGCTTAGCTCCCTATAATCAGAACGGAGGCTGTGCAATGACCTCAGGAAGCCATTTTCAAAATAATATTGACCGATTCTCTGGATTTGAAAATGATTACGACCAGCATCGACCGAAGGCGCCGACAGCAGTTATTACTATTTTGACAAGCTATCTAGGCAGGACGCCAGATCTCGTTGCGGATGTTGGCTGCGGTACAGGCTTGTCCTCCTATGTCTGGCTTGCTAATGCTAAGCGAATTATTGGATTCGAGCCGAATGATGATATGAGAGGAAAAGCGCTGTCGCTGCTGCCTTCATTGGCCGAGCCAGAACGTATATCCTTCGTCAAGGGTTACTCTGATAAGCTGCCATTGGACGCAGAGAGCGTAGATATTGTTACCTGCTCACAGTCGTTTCATTGGATGGAGCCGGTTAGTACACTGCGAGAATTTGCTCGTGTTCTTCAGCCGGGGGGAGTTTTCGCAGCCTATGACTGCGACTGGCCGCCGACGCTTCATTGGAGTGTGGAGGCTGAATACGAGAAGCTCATTGCTAAGACCGAAGAAATTATTGC from Paenibacillus sp. FSL H8-0548 encodes the following:
- a CDS encoding FecR family protein, producing MKTLKLFLVSLLVMALILPASVFAKDTDKAGKITTVSGKAEVKKNGGSKKFNAFKGMAITQGDTIITGSDGKITLELDSDKEVTIGTNTTLVVSQLVKSAKALGGKTSLSLLKGKVVISIKKKLDGDSRFEIETPTAIMGVMGTQFTVQYEDEESYLGVFEGAVKTKHGQGLSDETIVNPDEQLQLDASGTGEKEKLDYRDLPLIGLEQYVQLLEQNAAANKALIEQVKQLIEKKKQEEAADASTNNGGQNADSTIVYEDKTGSSGGGGSVVPPVPTATPTPTATATPTPTPTPTPTPTPTPTPTPTPSEAPTPTPVPPVLDVSGFYAQPYSYMINDKKFILPFTTELMYNGSEPNIPSQIVAFEIDESGAGDFVDRTEWIEGVDVVPNNADQLIIELSEAVPYGSSIRMTVQGDQFKNAETNDIQDEAQVITFVFKYNYDHPPLEFIFMDRDEQHAQEIEFPNLGYNLPIESDGGYFPNIIVTRVCSDDEAFCYPMERNIPSDALMFSITSYNLASVKLMPSYFADDYLGPGTYKLSISLIDANAEPVEGFLEIDIIVWANAAPWADDLKPVYMTDKSTIVLPFTTEIVLTSDAISEIIHVNACSWDFGEGEEGSEGEQCLPKAVDLGNTVVNSEDRTQLIVKLVDPLEYGSYVDIYVKGDTVSNLRTNNVQMEDQVFYFTNVADASPSYIEFEYMPSNFTDKELLIYTQGYAIGEVKISEHMYNCVDEECNEDQPLPSEAYELLGVGPVVKMRLKGAFFNTLQGYHYIRLSITDNDDSIGEPIDTIEIFVGPGPG
- a CDS encoding stalk domain-containing protein produces the protein MKNKIRILAVSTALATALVALNGAAYAATENVAAITDQTSEAAIAKVIEKVSQPWGLTAAPDGGIYVIGSGSNQISKWQDGKLTPVTAQTKTGYFDGTTANSTFNQPTYSVVNSKGVLYVTDTENHVVRRIVNERVYTAAGNGEAGNENGKFGEARFNAPMGLAVDAKDNVYVADSLNNVIRVITPEGVTSTFAGAGNGTSGYKDGSADEALFNEPTGLVFDEKGGLYVADSGNHLIRYIHDGKVTTIAGKPTAVDALTGYMEGGYVNGKSGEAKFNRPRGLAYADGVLFVADSLNNRIRAVRADGSVITIAGQSTAGDAVGEVEKAQFNQPSSLLYISGKLYVADTLNNTVKVLAVIPGALKPVVTKEDLIAGTELLPASAEVQVWLEGKQVKFNAGQKPYTSGDKTYLSARAVFEAWGAEIKWNAASKEVYVTKQDWKLTLKANAKGTIVLTKGTLYVDADYLADAASLFLAHDEEFNAIIMSSEL
- a CDS encoding class I SAM-dependent methyltransferase, which encodes MTSGSHFQNNIDRFSGFENDYDQHRPKAPTAVITILTSYLGRTPDLVADVGCGTGLSSYVWLANAKRIIGFEPNDDMRGKALSLLPSLAEPERISFVKGYSDKLPLDAESVDIVTCSQSFHWMEPVSTLREFARVLQPGGVFAAYDCDWPPTLHWSVEAEYEKLIAKTEEIIAKYIAEKDRASKRDKEQHLTQIRNSGHFRFSKEIVFHNLEQCDAARYIGLALSQGGIQAVFKLGSSALEQSLQAFRSSVEQYFAGRTLEVMFSYRMRLGVK